A window of the Gossypium arboreum isolate Shixiya-1 chromosome 2, ASM2569848v2, whole genome shotgun sequence genome harbors these coding sequences:
- the LOC108466305 gene encoding protein CNGC15b-like has product MDASYSKTVRFRYDPENYNCSSTEKGHLSKFMTKKNYNQKTAIGHKKELSRVFSEDYEVVEKTIFDPRGPDISRWNKLFLVACLISLFVDPLFLYLPQAKKGLCVTVSLPLEIDLTIIRSVVDVFYVLQIFIRFRTAYVAPSSRVFGRGELVIDPSKIASRYLHKDFWLDIIAAQPLPQVLVWSVIPKLNGSSMVPTKNILRLIIIFQYLLRLYLIYPLSSQIIKTTGVVTATAWAGAAYNLMLYMLASHVLGATWYLLSLERQEECWRKVCSLPLLDCRYEYFDCRSVGDPARASWFNASNISSLCDPGSNFYQFGIYATALRIGITSEGFFEKYFYCLWWGLKTLSSLGQGLSTSTYVGEIIFAIIIAILGLVLFALLIGNMQTYLQSTTVRLEEWRIRRTDTEQWMHHRQLPHELRQNVRRYDQYKWVATRGVDEEMILKSLPVDLRRDIKRHLCLDLVRQVPLFDLMDDRMLDAICERLKPCLCTPSTCIVREGDPVNEMLFIVRGYLDSFTTNGGRTGFFNSSRIGPGDFCGEELLTWALDPRPGVVLPSSTRTVKAITEVEAFALVSEDLKFVASQFRKLHSKQLKHTFRFHSHQWRTWAACFIQAAWLRYKRRKEADALKKWESMVTGSPERMAEQTAAAPLSAAATGFASYAAKLAASTRSRGGSSRCGNDFDILSTLQKPNEPDFTVER; this is encoded by the exons ATGGATGCTAGTTATTCAAAAACAGTAAG ATTCCGATATGATCCTGAAAACTACAATTGCTCATCCACTGAGAAAGGCCATCTCTCAAAATTTATGACCAAGAAGAACTACAATCAAAAGACTGCAATTGGCCACAAGAAAGAACTGTCCAGGGTGTTTTCCGAAGACTACGAGGTCGTCGAGAAGACGATATTCGATCCTCGAGGACCCGATATTAGCCGATGGAACAAGCTTTTCTTAGTAGCTTGTTTGATTTCCTTGTTTGTAGACCCTTTGTTCTTGTATCTTCCACAGGCAAAGAAAGGCTTATGCGTGACTGTTTCATTACCTCTCGAAATCGATCTCACTATTATTCGATCGGTAGTTGATGTGTTTTACGTTCTTCAGATTTTTATTCGGTTCCGAACAGCTTATGTTGCTCCGTCTTCTCGCGTGTTTGGGAGAGGAGAGTTAGTCATTGACCCTTCCAAGATCGCTTCAAGGTACCTTCATAAGGATTTTTGGCTCGATATCATCGCAGCTCAACCGTTACCGCAG GTATTGGTTTGGTCTGTAATTCCAAAATTAAATGGTTCATCGATGGTGCCTACGAAAAACATCCTACGATTAATCATCATATTCCAATATCTCCTAAGGCTATACCTTATTTATCCACTTTCATCTCAAATCATCAAGACTACTGGTGTTGTGACCGCAACAGCATGGGCCGGTGCAGCTTATAACTTGATGCTCTACATGCTAGCAAGCCAT GTTTTAGGAGCAACTTGGTATCTGTTATCACTCGAACGGCAAGAGGAATGTTGGAGAAAAGTTTGTAGTCTTCCCCTTTTGGACTGCCGGTACGAGTATTTCGACTGCCGATCGGTTGGTGACCCTGCTAGAGCTTCTTGGTTCAATGCAAGCAACATATCAAGTCTATGTGATCCAGGCAGTAACTTCTATCAGTTCGGTATATATGCCACCGCATTACGTATTGGAATAACATCCGAAGGGTTTTTCGAGAAGTACTTCTACTGTCTTTGGTGGGGGTTAAAAACTTTGAG TTCATTGGGACAGGGTCTTTCTACAAGCACTTACgttggtgaaataatttttgcAATCATCATTGCTATTCTTGGATTGGTGCTTTTTGCATTGCTGATTGGAAATATGCAG ACGTATCTCCAATCCACAACGGTTCGACTTGAAGAATGGCGGATTAGGAGGACCGATACAGAACAATGGATGCATCACAGGCAACTTCCACATGAACTGAGGCAGAATGTTCGAAGATACGATCAATACAAGTGGGTTGCGACTCGGGGTGTTGATGAGGAAATGATTCTAAAGAGTCTACCGGTTGATCTCCGCCGAGACATCAAGCGTCATCTCTGCCTCGATTTAGTTCGGCAAGTGCCCCTCTTTGATCTGATGGATGATAGGATGCTTGATGCAATATGTGAAAGGCTTAAACCTTGTCTTTGTACCCCATCGACGTGCATAGTTCGTGAAGGCGATCCCGTAAATGAGATGCTTTTCATCGTCCGAGGCTACCTAGATTCATTTACTACTAATGGAGGACGTACAGGGTTCTTCAACTCGAGCCGGATCGGTCCCGGTGACTTTTGTGGTGAGGAGTTATTAACATGGGCGTTGGACCCTCGTCCAGGTGTCGTCCTTCCATCGTCTACACGCACCGTTAAAGCGATCACCGAAGTAGAAGCTTTCGCACTCGTTTCCGAGGACTTGAAATTCGTTGCATCCCAATTCCGAAAACTACATAGTAAACAACTTAAGCATACATTTAGATTTCATTCACATCAATGGAGGACATGGGCTGCATGCTTTATACAAGCAGCTTGGTTACGGTACAAGAGACGAAAAGAGGCTGATGCGCTGAAGAAATGGGAGAGTATGGTGACCGGTTCACCGGAGAGAATGGCAGAACAAACGGCCGCTGCACCACTTTCAGCGGCAGCCACGGGTTTTGCCTCATATGCGGCGAAACTGGCAGCTAGCACAAGGTCAAGAGGTGGGAGTAGTAGGTGTGGAAATGACTTCGACATATTAAGCACTTTGCAAAAGCCAAATGAACCTGATTTTACAGTTGAAAGATAA